The following are encoded in a window of Armatimonadota bacterium genomic DNA:
- a CDS encoding glycoside hydrolase family 2 TIM barrel-domain containing protein: MWWHRRRLVAAGEKGEVNQMGNGGRFITDVFSFRDSLRPQVDLNGAWEFRRDPQDEGCQQGWHEGQGEFAQTITIPGAPQAQGIGEPNQLLKTFFHEPFWVRRRFALPKFGANQRVWLRLGGIFPAADLYVNGAHVGYTQSSRTQQRVDVTDLVRAGRGNLAAIKVTAIPKFPEIRLDGMYEWEELGVYWTGVYRPVACEITDRVSVVDAYVQPQLAADSVRVDLTLSEAASEPLNLMLRVVDGKRTVGETTMPLAAGEAQAQAEVKLGDYVTWAPEHPQLYVLDISVTSGGGDRCIDRVAIRFGMRQLTVQGAKFYLNGKPLLLRVFGDIPFYPETLCPADKEWHLSRLKRAREYGLNGAKGCMEPLAMEFIEAADETGVMIIQEMPFGLSQDYRNNRYKIDERFRAYYAQELEGLIKGTRNHASVMMYSMSSELEFANQTQESFDFYSRELPRRTRALAPHALVIDCTGYVNSEDTEKGKRDTDFYASVHPKWMKEVLDETDMITDLRHPAILHEYNWWSCYPDPADRGKYAATQLKPFWLDMLERTARENGQEDSLATYRQHSLWLQALCRKDGIEYARRNPTVEGYILWLLIDYGRYAEGLLDDFWQPKNVSAQEFLKSNGDTVVLLAQEGNRCRQMGEKQRIPLAISHYGETPLNGSTLRWKAVGGAASQEGELRVAEVPQGELTPAGCAEFDLPHADRGYKFELRVALYHGGRLVNTNEWSLWALPDSAPLSTAAGAPGLFLRVEGARGAPIPEGASPVIADAVDEALAAYIERGGKCVLFTQGAVIENTILYYGSTSFYPIFRTIPWNAGNSGNSGTVIAPHPALAAFPHQNMCDLQFVRMFVGYLPMEFSPLRQYGVEPIIRMIDHYATNRNNAHMLEFRIGAGAVLVTSLGVLPEAAAHIEVRHLLQCLVDYARDQRFAPTAQVPKKEFLRLFSPRLDGRGDDFGAATELLKM, translated from the coding sequence ATGTGGTGGCACCGCCGGCGGTTGGTCGCGGCGGGCGAGAAAGGGGAAGTCAACCAGATGGGGAACGGCGGTCGCTTCATCACGGATGTCTTCTCTTTCAGGGACAGCCTACGCCCACAGGTTGACCTCAACGGGGCGTGGGAGTTTCGCCGCGACCCGCAGGATGAGGGCTGCCAGCAGGGGTGGCACGAGGGCCAGGGCGAGTTCGCCCAGACGATAACGATCCCCGGCGCACCCCAGGCCCAGGGTATCGGCGAGCCGAACCAACTGCTGAAGACATTCTTCCACGAGCCGTTCTGGGTCAGGAGGAGATTCGCCCTGCCCAAGTTCGGCGCCAACCAGCGCGTGTGGCTGCGGTTGGGCGGCATCTTCCCCGCGGCGGACCTCTACGTCAACGGGGCCCACGTCGGCTACACCCAGAGCTCGCGCACCCAGCAGCGCGTTGATGTTACCGATCTGGTACGGGCGGGCCGGGGGAACCTGGCCGCGATCAAGGTGACGGCGATCCCCAAGTTCCCCGAGATACGGCTTGACGGCATGTACGAATGGGAGGAGCTTGGAGTCTACTGGACGGGTGTGTACCGGCCGGTAGCGTGCGAGATCACCGATCGGGTGTCAGTGGTGGACGCCTATGTTCAGCCGCAGCTCGCCGCCGACTCGGTGCGCGTGGATCTCACGCTGTCCGAAGCTGCGAGCGAGCCCCTGAACCTTATGCTGCGGGTAGTGGACGGCAAGCGCACCGTTGGAGAGACGACCATGCCGCTGGCGGCCGGAGAAGCGCAAGCACAGGCCGAGGTCAAGCTCGGCGATTACGTGACGTGGGCGCCGGAACACCCCCAACTCTACGTGCTGGATATTTCCGTCACATCGGGCGGGGGCGACCGGTGCATAGACCGGGTGGCGATTCGCTTCGGGATGCGCCAACTGACCGTGCAGGGGGCCAAGTTCTACCTGAACGGCAAGCCGTTGTTATTGCGCGTCTTTGGCGACATCCCCTTCTATCCGGAGACCCTGTGCCCAGCAGACAAAGAATGGCACCTGTCGCGCTTGAAACGCGCCAGGGAGTATGGGCTCAATGGCGCCAAGGGCTGTATGGAGCCGCTGGCGATGGAATTCATCGAGGCCGCGGATGAAACAGGCGTCATGATCATCCAGGAGATGCCCTTCGGGCTTTCCCAAGACTACCGAAACAACCGCTACAAGATTGACGAGCGCTTCCGCGCGTACTATGCGCAGGAACTGGAGGGCCTGATCAAGGGAACCCGCAACCATGCGTCGGTGATGATGTATAGCATGTCGAGCGAGTTGGAGTTTGCCAACCAGACCCAGGAATCCTTCGATTTCTACAGTCGCGAGCTGCCGCGGAGAACGCGCGCCCTCGCCCCGCACGCGCTGGTGATAGACTGCACCGGCTATGTCAACTCGGAGGATACCGAAAAGGGGAAACGGGACACCGATTTCTACGCTTCGGTTCACCCGAAGTGGATGAAGGAAGTGCTGGACGAGACGGACATGATCACCGACCTGCGCCACCCGGCAATCCTCCACGAGTACAACTGGTGGAGCTGCTATCCCGATCCCGCGGATCGGGGAAAGTATGCCGCGACGCAACTCAAGCCGTTTTGGCTGGATATGCTGGAGAGAACCGCGCGGGAGAACGGCCAGGAGGACTCGCTCGCCACATACCGCCAGCACTCGCTGTGGCTGCAGGCGCTCTGCCGCAAGGATGGGATCGAATACGCGCGGCGCAACCCGACGGTCGAAGGCTACATCCTGTGGCTGCTGATTGACTATGGGCGCTACGCGGAGGGTCTGCTGGATGATTTCTGGCAGCCGAAGAACGTATCGGCCCAGGAGTTCTTGAAGTCGAACGGGGATACCGTAGTCTTGCTGGCGCAAGAAGGCAATCGCTGCCGGCAGATGGGGGAAAAGCAGCGCATTCCATTGGCGATCAGCCATTATGGTGAAACCCCGCTGAACGGCAGCACTCTGCGGTGGAAGGCGGTCGGCGGCGCGGCCTCCCAGGAGGGCGAACTGCGCGTGGCGGAGGTGCCGCAGGGTGAGCTGACGCCGGCCGGGTGCGCGGAGTTCGACCTGCCCCACGCCGATAGGGGGTACAAGTTCGAGCTGCGGGTCGCACTCTATCATGGCGGGAGGCTGGTCAATACCAACGAGTGGTCGTTGTGGGCTCTGCCCGATTCGGCACCGCTTTCAACCGCCGCGGGCGCGCCGGGACTATTTCTGCGGGTGGAGGGCGCGCGCGGGGCGCCGATTCCCGAGGGAGCATCGCCGGTCATCGCGGACGCGGTTGATGAAGCCCTGGCTGCCTACATTGAGCGCGGCGGCAAGTGTGTGCTCTTCACCCAGGGAGCGGTGATCGAGAACACCATTCTCTACTACGGCTCCACCAGCTTCTACCCCATCTTCCGGACGATTCCGTGGAACGCTGGCAACAGCGGCAACTCGGGCACGGTCATCGCCCCGCACCCGGCGCTAGCGGCATTCCCGCACCAGAACATGTGCGACCTGCAGTTCGTGCGGATGTTTGTGGGCTACCTGCCGATGGAGTTCAGCCCTCTGCGCCAGTACGGCGTGGAACCGATCATTCGCATGATTGACCACTACGCGACCAACCGCAACAACGCCCATATGCTGGAATTCCGGATCGGAGCGGGCGCGGTGTTGGTCACCAGCCTGGGCGTGCTGCCGGAAGCGGCCGCGCACATCGAGGTGCGCCATCTGCTACAGTGCCTGGTGGACTACGCCCGCGACCAGCGCTTCGCGCCGACC
- the cysK gene encoding cysteine synthase A yields MLTDNILDLIGRTPLIRLKGENVYAKAEFLNPGGSIKDRVALAMIEGGERDGRLTAESIIVEPTSGNTGIGVALVGRLKGYQVRIVMPEGMSQERKKLIRALGAELVLTPDEEGIAGAVRRVEEMAAADPRVFVPQQFENPDNPRVHYEETARELWRQLTGDIACFVAGVGSGGTLQGVGTFLREHKPGVRIVAVEPKNVSALLGHEPGLHQIQGIGDGFIPAVLDVSLVDDVIEVSDEDAIDTTRQLGRDHGLLVGISSGANVWAARRLARKIAGNIATVLPDRAERYFSTALL; encoded by the coding sequence ATGCTGACCGACAACATCCTCGATCTCATCGGCCGGACGCCGCTCATCCGTCTGAAAGGCGAGAACGTCTATGCCAAGGCCGAGTTCCTCAACCCCGGGGGGAGCATCAAGGACCGGGTGGCGCTGGCCATGATTGAGGGCGGCGAGCGCGACGGCCGCCTGACGGCGGAGTCCATCATCGTCGAGCCGACGTCGGGCAACACGGGCATCGGCGTGGCGCTGGTCGGCCGGCTCAAGGGCTACCAGGTGCGCATAGTGATGCCTGAGGGCATGAGCCAGGAGCGCAAGAAGCTGATCCGCGCGCTGGGTGCGGAGTTGGTGCTGACGCCGGACGAGGAGGGCATTGCGGGCGCCGTACGGCGGGTAGAGGAGATGGCCGCCGCTGACCCGCGCGTGTTCGTGCCGCAGCAGTTCGAGAACCCCGACAACCCGCGCGTCCACTACGAGGAAACCGCCCGCGAGCTGTGGCGCCAGCTGACCGGCGACATTGCCTGCTTTGTCGCAGGCGTCGGCAGCGGGGGCACCTTGCAGGGCGTCGGCACCTTCCTGCGCGAGCACAAGCCGGGTGTGCGCATCGTCGCGGTGGAGCCGAAGAACGTGTCCGCGCTGCTCGGGCACGAGCCGGGCCTGCACCAGATCCAGGGCATCGGGGATGGGTTCATTCCGGCGGTGCTCGATGTATCGCTGGTGGACGACGTCATCGAGGTGAGCGACGAGGACGCCATTGACACCACGCGCCAACTGGGACGAGATCATGGCCTGCTGGTGGGCATCTCCTCGGGCGCCAACGTATGGGCGGCGCGACGCCTCGCGCGGAAGATCGCCGGCAACATCGCCACCGTTCTGCCTGACCGCGCCGAGCGATACTTCAGCACCGCTCTGCTGTAG
- a CDS encoding YraN family protein, producing the protein MPMWGKPQPKGRPELARIGEDAAARYLQAQGYAILERNYRTDLGEVDLIARHGGDLVFVEVKSRTPSDSFAPGESVTRAKRGKLVRLAQVYLAARARRDERCRFDVVEVALEDTGEVLSVRVIPGAFLAGR; encoded by the coding sequence ATGCCAATGTGGGGCAAGCCGCAGCCGAAGGGCCGTCCCGAGCTGGCCCGCATAGGGGAGGACGCGGCCGCGCGCTATCTCCAGGCGCAGGGCTACGCCATCCTCGAACGCAACTATCGCACCGACCTGGGCGAGGTTGACCTCATCGCGCGCCACGGCGGCGACCTGGTATTCGTCGAGGTCAAGAGCCGCACGCCGTCGGATTCCTTCGCTCCCGGGGAGTCGGTGACGCGCGCCAAGCGCGGAAAGCTGGTGCGGCTGGCGCAGGTTTACCTGGCGGCGCGCGCGCGCCGCGACGAGCGCTGCCGCTTCGACGTGGTCGAGGTCGCCCTGGAGGATACAGGCGAGGTGCTGAGCGTGCGCGTAATTCCGGGGGCGTTCTTGGCCGGCCGGTAG
- a CDS encoding Gfo/Idh/MocA family oxidoreductase, translated as MKKVYVGIIGTGGIAKYAHIPNYQKLDDVEVVALCDSNPEAVRAAAEQFGVKRTYCEYAEMLAAEKLDAVSVCTPNAFHMAPTIAALEAGAHVLCEKPIAINAAQGRRMVAAARKAKRLLMMGFDMRWSPDAQYLKRCADAGMLGEVYYGEAAYMRRSGIPSWGVFADKQLSGGGPLIDVGVHMLDLALYLMGHPKPVAACGAAYTKLGKRADYFGGFGPWDADKFSVEDFGVGLVRFDNGATLMLKASWAAHIAEDEGYVMLMGTEAGLHTSPARIFRQEQGTLVNVTPTHLPKASSYVEEIAQFVRAIREGGPSPVPGEHGLMATQILDAIYKSAATGAEVAIK; from the coding sequence GTGAAAAAGGTGTACGTCGGCATCATCGGCACGGGCGGCATCGCCAAGTATGCGCACATCCCCAACTACCAGAAGCTCGACGACGTGGAGGTGGTCGCCTTGTGCGACAGCAACCCCGAGGCGGTGCGCGCAGCCGCCGAGCAGTTCGGCGTCAAGCGCACCTACTGCGAGTACGCGGAAATGCTGGCGGCGGAGAAGCTGGACGCCGTCAGCGTGTGCACGCCGAATGCGTTTCACATGGCGCCGACCATCGCGGCGCTGGAGGCGGGCGCCCACGTGCTGTGCGAGAAGCCGATCGCGATCAATGCCGCGCAGGGGCGGCGGATGGTGGCCGCCGCGCGCAAGGCCAAGCGCCTGCTGATGATGGGCTTCGACATGCGATGGAGCCCCGATGCGCAGTACCTCAAGCGTTGCGCCGACGCCGGCATGCTGGGCGAGGTTTACTACGGCGAAGCGGCCTACATGCGGCGCAGCGGCATCCCCAGTTGGGGCGTGTTCGCGGACAAGCAGCTGTCGGGCGGCGGCCCGCTGATTGACGTCGGCGTGCACATGCTCGATCTCGCGCTGTACCTGATGGGCCATCCCAAGCCCGTCGCCGCCTGCGGCGCTGCCTACACCAAGCTGGGCAAGCGCGCGGACTACTTCGGCGGCTTCGGCCCCTGGGATGCGGATAAGTTCTCGGTCGAGGACTTCGGCGTCGGCCTGGTGCGTTTCGACAACGGCGCCACCCTCATGCTCAAGGCGAGCTGGGCGGCGCACATAGCCGAGGACGAAGGCTACGTCATGCTCATGGGCACCGAAGCGGGGCTGCATACGTCGCCCGCGCGCATCTTCCGCCAGGAGCAGGGCACGCTGGTCAATGTCACCCCCACCCACCTGCCCAAGGCGAGCTCCTACGTTGAGGAGATCGCGCAGTTCGTGCGGGCGATCCGCGAGGGCGGGCCCTCACCCGTGCCCGGCGAGCATGGGCTGATGGCGACGCAGATCCTCGACGCGATCTACAAGTCCGCCGCCACCGGCGCGGAGGTGGCGATCAAGTAG
- a CDS encoding sulfatase: protein MSPVKRTRSARRPQAPGGPFNVIVISFDTLRRDYLGAYGYPKQVSPTLDALAAQGVRFKDAVVNCGWTLPQHMTLLTGLAPIKHGLVYLRLDCHLPARFRPLAEVFRDNGYLTFGLANQNGFGGSWAYGFARGFRSYTDLFPTNNGLELVVEPARQCLRLAGSRPFFMYLHANDTHEPFAANEPWGSKWGSSYQNRYEGQISYVDHYFGLILEELRRLGQAERTLIVATSDHGTEFQEHGFLEKKLNLYEEIARIPLVMALPGVLPVGKAVPGLCQTQDIAPTILDICALPLPPEMDGRSLLPRIRGKKDPAPEVVFAHTLHEKLYKYEHFSARSARYKLIRTVPLAAKFDKLLGDAGERFARLGEVAQFKRGGWRELYDLQRDPGEQRNIIAEEPQLARDLERKLDAWIRRHGYRPRKSRLM from the coding sequence ATGTCCCCCGTCAAGCGAACGCGCAGCGCCCGCAGGCCGCAGGCCCCCGGCGGCCCATTCAACGTCATCGTCATCTCCTTCGACACCCTGCGCCGGGACTACCTCGGCGCCTATGGCTACCCCAAGCAGGTGTCGCCGACCCTGGATGCACTGGCGGCGCAGGGGGTGCGATTCAAGGATGCCGTTGTCAATTGCGGCTGGACCCTGCCGCAGCACATGACGCTGCTCACCGGCCTCGCGCCGATCAAGCACGGCCTGGTCTATCTGCGGTTGGACTGCCATCTGCCAGCGCGTTTCCGGCCGCTTGCCGAGGTCTTTCGGGACAACGGCTATCTCACCTTCGGCCTCGCCAATCAGAACGGCTTCGGCGGCTCGTGGGCCTACGGCTTCGCGCGCGGCTTCCGCAGCTACACCGACCTCTTCCCCACCAACAATGGCCTGGAGCTAGTGGTGGAGCCGGCGCGCCAATGCCTGCGCCTGGCGGGATCGCGGCCGTTCTTCATGTACCTCCACGCCAATGACACGCACGAGCCCTTCGCCGCCAACGAGCCCTGGGGCTCGAAGTGGGGCAGCAGCTACCAGAACCGCTACGAGGGCCAGATCAGCTATGTGGATCATTACTTCGGGCTCATACTGGAGGAGCTGCGGCGCCTGGGGCAGGCTGAGCGCACGCTGATCGTCGCCACCTCCGACCACGGCACGGAGTTCCAGGAGCACGGCTTCCTGGAGAAGAAGCTCAACCTCTACGAGGAGATCGCGCGCATCCCCCTGGTCATGGCCCTGCCCGGCGTGCTCCCGGTCGGCAAGGCGGTGCCCGGGCTGTGCCAGACCCAGGACATCGCGCCTACCATCCTCGACATCTGCGCGCTGCCGCTGCCGCCGGAGATGGACGGCCGCAGCCTGCTGCCGCGCATCCGCGGGAAAAAGGACCCGGCACCGGAGGTGGTTTTCGCCCACACCCTGCATGAGAAGCTCTACAAGTACGAGCACTTCTCGGCGCGATCGGCGCGCTACAAGCTCATCCGCACCGTGCCGCTGGCCGCGAAGTTCGACAAGCTATTGGGCGATGCCGGCGAGCGGTTCGCACGCCTGGGTGAGGTGGCGCAGTTCAAGCGGGGCGGGTGGCGGGAGCTCTACGACCTCCAGCGCGACCCCGGCGAGCAACGCAACATCATCGCCGAGGAGCCCCAGCTCGCCCGCGACCTGGAGCGCAAGCTCGACGCCTGGATCCGCCGCCACGGCTACCGGCCGCGCAAATCGCGGCTCATGTAG
- a CDS encoding S8 family peptidase, with amino-acid sequence MKGTVVSPRVIIVCCLAALAVIFLAVPAPAAPAGQGPERAIVVFRDSFADAPAQAGLLRAFGGEPLQSLWLINGVAAALPPGVAKHLLARGEVVRIDPDVEVHALAKPPWAGGNKGQPPAQPPQELPWGVNRIDAEWAWGAATGAGVNVAVIDTGIDSSHPDLAANVAGGINFVAKTWWKPAAPSKWADDNGHGTHVAGIIAALDNDIGVAGVAPRATLWAVKVLDKNGSGYLSNVIAGIQWSVSNHIDVANMSLGTDFDVPSLHDACDAAAAAGVLLVAAAGNDGAAVDYPGAYSSVIAVAATDINDLRPWWSSFGPQVYLAAPGVSVKSTWKGGGYAYASGTSMAAPHVTGTLALNLSANLSASADDLSPAGWDVYTGWGLVDAGEAATGAVNYGDDLP; translated from the coding sequence GTGAAGGGAACCGTCGTCAGCCCAAGGGTCATCATCGTCTGCTGTCTCGCGGCCCTGGCGGTCATATTCTTGGCAGTGCCGGCCCCGGCTGCGCCTGCCGGGCAAGGCCCCGAGCGCGCGATCGTGGTCTTCCGTGACTCGTTCGCCGACGCGCCCGCGCAAGCAGGCCTGCTGCGCGCGTTCGGCGGGGAGCCACTGCAGTCGTTGTGGTTGATCAACGGGGTCGCCGCGGCATTGCCGCCGGGGGTAGCGAAGCACCTGCTGGCGCGCGGCGAGGTCGTGCGGATAGACCCCGACGTGGAGGTGCACGCCCTGGCCAAGCCGCCGTGGGCCGGTGGGAACAAGGGCCAGCCGCCGGCGCAGCCACCGCAGGAGCTGCCGTGGGGCGTCAACCGCATTGACGCGGAATGGGCGTGGGGGGCTGCCACCGGGGCCGGGGTTAACGTCGCCGTCATTGACACCGGCATTGACAGCAGCCACCCGGATCTCGCGGCCAACGTCGCCGGCGGCATCAACTTCGTCGCCAAGACGTGGTGGAAACCGGCGGCCCCGAGCAAGTGGGCCGACGATAACGGCCACGGCACCCACGTTGCCGGCATCATCGCCGCGCTCGACAATGACATCGGCGTGGCCGGCGTGGCGCCGCGGGCGACGTTGTGGGCGGTCAAGGTGCTGGACAAGAACGGCTCCGGGTACCTGAGCAACGTCATTGCCGGCATCCAGTGGAGCGTGAGCAACCACATTGACGTGGCCAACATGAGCCTGGGCACCGACTTCGACGTCCCGTCGCTGCATGATGCGTGCGATGCCGCAGCCGCAGCCGGCGTGCTGCTGGTGGCGGCCGCGGGGAATGACGGCGCGGCGGTGGACTATCCGGGGGCCTATTCGTCCGTGATCGCGGTCGCCGCCACCGACATCAACGACCTGCGCCCCTGGTGGAGCAGTTTTGGGCCGCAGGTGTACCTCGCCGCGCCGGGCGTGAGCGTCAAGTCAACCTGGAAGGGCGGCGGCTACGCCTATGCCAGCGGCACGAGCATGGCGGCTCCCCACGTGACGGGAACGCTGGCCCTCAACCTGTCGGCCAATCTGTCCGCTTCCGCGGACGACTTGTCGCCCGCCGGCTGGGACGTCTACACCGGCTGGGGTCTGGTGGATGCGGGAGAAGCCGCGACCGGCGCAGTCAACTACGGCGACGACCTGCCATAG
- a CDS encoding malectin domain-containing carbohydrate-binding protein, with protein MRQRAATKAKAAVRVNVGGQQFRDREGNLWAPDQAYHAGSWGCLDMPDTYVLTTTDAIADADDAPLFQSLRVGEEIRYRFDLPNGTYQVRLLFAEIYWESNAAERQEVFIQGKRVLENFGVFAEVGHDTAREKTFAAKVTSGRLEVRFVGVSLPMHAGANVCAIEITRAGK; from the coding sequence ATGAGGCAACGCGCAGCCACCAAGGCGAAGGCTGCGGTCCGCGTCAACGTCGGCGGCCAGCAGTTCCGCGACCGCGAGGGCAACCTGTGGGCGCCGGACCAGGCCTACCACGCTGGTTCGTGGGGCTGCCTGGATATGCCCGATACCTACGTTCTGACCACGACGGATGCCATCGCGGACGCCGACGATGCTCCGCTGTTCCAGTCCCTCCGTGTTGGCGAAGAGATTCGCTATCGCTTTGATCTCCCCAACGGGACTTACCAGGTGCGGCTGCTGTTCGCGGAGATCTACTGGGAATCGAACGCCGCCGAGCGGCAGGAGGTCTTCATCCAGGGCAAGCGCGTATTGGAGAACTTCGGCGTCTTCGCCGAGGTCGGCCACGACACGGCCCGGGAGAAGACCTTCGCCGCGAAGGTGACCAGCGGCCGGTTGGAAGTACGGTTCGTCGGCGTCTCCCTGCCCATGCACGCCGGCGCCAACGTCTGCGCCATCGAGATCACGCGCGCAGGGAAATAG
- a CDS encoding zinc ribbon domain-containing protein — protein sequence MERVVRELRYLGRLIAGRLREWWRLLVAGREVSALRKRRDELLFRLGARYHQFLTETGTEPLPAVTETTLDLRAVHQRMADLAEMKRRIRDETTCYLEALLEPAVPPLRAGPRRPPHPSPVVPAPRARPATSPQLLEEMPARRGAPDDTEEEKCECGEAFPPGANFCPLCGRPRGAQQEAVSPDIAPPRRCPNCGAEAAFGAEFCPGCGGHMDAEVYEM from the coding sequence ATGGAGAGAGTGGTCAGGGAACTGCGGTACCTGGGACGGCTGATCGCGGGCAGATTGCGGGAATGGTGGCGGCTGCTGGTGGCGGGCCGCGAGGTCTCGGCGCTGCGCAAGCGGCGCGACGAGCTCCTGTTCCGGCTGGGCGCCCGCTACCATCAGTTCCTGACCGAAACCGGGACCGAGCCGCTGCCGGCCGTGACCGAGACCACGCTCGACCTACGCGCGGTGCACCAGCGGATGGCCGACCTTGCCGAGATGAAGCGGCGCATCCGCGACGAGACCACTTGCTACCTGGAGGCCCTGCTGGAGCCCGCCGTGCCCCCGTTGAGGGCGGGCCCGCGCAGGCCCCCGCATCCCTCTCCCGTAGTGCCCGCGCCGCGAGCTCGCCCGGCGACTAGTCCGCAACTGCTCGAGGAGATGCCAGCTCGCCGCGGGGCGCCCGATGATACGGAGGAAGAGAAATGCGAGTGCGGCGAGGCCTTCCCGCCCGGCGCCAACTTCTGCCCCCTCTGCGGCCGCCCTCGCGGCGCCCAACAGGAGGCGGTCAGCCCCGACATCGCGCCGCCGCGCAGGTGCCCTAACTGCGGGGCGGAGGCCGCCTTCGGCGCGGAGTTCTGCCCCGGCTGCGGCGGCCACATGGACGCGGAGGTGTACGAGATGTAG
- a CDS encoding FGGY-family carbohydrate kinase codes for MADPKPPLFLGIDCGTQSLRSGIFDLAGKPVVAAVREYPTDFPRVAWAEQQPHDWWNAVKETVAECLDRGRVRPADIAGISLDGTACTVVVAKDNGEPLRPGILWMDVRAHDQAERVTATGDPVLKYVGEKESPEWMIPKALWLKENEPRVYEKAERIAEVTDWLMFRLTGRWTASLNVATCKWNYATPEGGWPRRLLETLGLPEILDKWPQDVLALGERAGELTKTVAADLGLPAGIPVAEGGIDAYTGMLGMATVKPGRMAVVMGSSTCHMGLSDRGIFGSGVWGPYPDALIRGTWVLEGGQTATGSIVKWFRDSFAAGASYAALDEKAAAIPPGAEGLVLVDYFQGNRTPIRDPLVRGALWGLGLKHTPAHVFRAILEGTAYGTRHILEDLTAHGFKAAELYATGGGAKSRLWLQITADVCGLPIFLSEVGEATTLGSAIAAAVGAGYYPDLAQASANMVTITGEVKPDPARRDDYDFYFRQYVETYPALAPLMHEVSRRVQSG; via the coding sequence GTGGCCGATCCGAAACCGCCGCTCTTCCTCGGTATTGACTGCGGCACCCAGAGCCTGCGCAGCGGCATCTTCGACCTCGCCGGCAAGCCGGTGGTCGCTGCCGTGCGCGAATATCCCACCGACTTCCCGCGCGTGGCGTGGGCCGAACAGCAGCCGCACGACTGGTGGAACGCCGTCAAGGAGACGGTCGCCGAATGCCTCGACCGCGGCCGCGTCAGGCCCGCCGACATCGCCGGCATCAGCCTCGACGGCACCGCCTGCACCGTCGTCGTCGCCAAGGACAACGGCGAGCCCCTACGCCCCGGCATCCTGTGGATGGATGTCCGCGCGCACGACCAGGCTGAGCGCGTCACCGCCACCGGCGATCCCGTCCTCAAGTACGTCGGCGAGAAGGAAAGCCCGGAGTGGATGATCCCCAAGGCGCTGTGGCTCAAGGAGAACGAGCCGCGGGTTTATGAAAAGGCCGAGCGCATCGCCGAGGTCACCGACTGGCTCATGTTCCGCCTCACCGGGCGCTGGACCGCGTCCCTCAACGTCGCCACCTGCAAGTGGAACTACGCTACCCCCGAGGGTGGTTGGCCGCGGCGGTTGCTCGAGACCCTGGGCCTGCCCGAGATCCTGGACAAGTGGCCGCAGGACGTGCTCGCCCTCGGCGAGCGCGCGGGCGAACTGACGAAGACGGTCGCCGCCGATTTGGGCCTGCCCGCGGGCATACCGGTGGCCGAGGGTGGCATAGACGCCTACACCGGGATGCTCGGCATGGCGACCGTCAAGCCGGGCCGCATGGCAGTGGTGATGGGGTCCTCGACCTGCCACATGGGCCTCAGCGACCGCGGCATCTTCGGCTCCGGCGTGTGGGGGCCGTATCCGGACGCGCTGATTCGCGGCACCTGGGTGCTGGAGGGAGGTCAGACCGCCACCGGCTCGATCGTGAAGTGGTTCCGCGACAGCTTCGCCGCGGGCGCGTCGTATGCCGCGCTGGACGAGAAAGCGGCCGCGATACCGCCGGGGGCGGAGGGGCTGGTGCTGGTGGACTACTTCCAGGGCAACCGCACGCCGATCCGCGATCCGCTGGTACGCGGCGCGCTGTGGGGGCTGGGCCTCAAGCACACGCCGGCCCATGTTTTTCGCGCCATCCTGGAGGGCACCGCCTACGGCACGCGCCACATCCTGGAGGATCTGACCGCCCACGGGTTCAAGGCCGCCGAGCTCTACGCCACCGGCGGGGGCGCGAAAAGCCGCCTGTGGCTGCAGATCACGGCTGACGTCTGCGGGCTGCCCATCTTCCTCTCCGAGGTCGGCGAGGCGACCACCCTCGGCAGCGCCATCGCCGCCGCCGTCGGCGCGGGATATTATCCCGACCTGGCGCAGGCGTCGGCGAACATGGTCACCATCACCGGCGAGGTCAAGCCCGACCCCGCCCGGCGTGACGACTACGACTTCTACTTCCGCCAGTATGTGGAAACCTACCCCGCGCTGGCGCCACTGATGCACGAGGTCTCCCGCCGCGTCCAATCCGGGTAG